From the Streptococcus oralis ATCC 35037 genome, one window contains:
- a CDS encoding nucleoid-associated protein, with protein MDIYIKKAIIHQFSPDDTELFLADKFLNITPKIEEYLRKKIERVYSDEAKTGIFEEENPFFNHITDDLLETSVTLANLWKEEFSISENLKTNDLVFVQFSKEGVEHFAFLRIALRETLTHLGGEVDNPIKLTQNNLPGFGTGADEALVVNLQSRKYHLIEKRIKYNGTFLNYFSDNLLAVAPKISPKKSIKELEKTAQRIAETFNTDDFQFQSKVKSAIFNNLEENNELSPEKLANDLFDNNLTARLSFIDLVKEAVPEPVQFDEIDASRQLKKFENQKLSLSNGIELIVPNNVYQDAESVEFIQNDNGTYSILIKNIEDIQSK; from the coding sequence AGCTGTTTCTAGCGGATAAATTTCTCAATATCACTCCAAAAATCGAAGAATACCTGCGCAAAAAAATTGAACGCGTGTATTCAGATGAAGCCAAGACTGGGATTTTCGAAGAAGAAAATCCCTTCTTCAATCACATCACAGATGATTTGTTGGAGACATCAGTAACACTGGCTAATCTCTGGAAAGAGGAGTTTAGCATTTCTGAAAATCTCAAGACCAATGACTTGGTTTTTGTTCAGTTTTCTAAAGAAGGCGTTGAACATTTCGCTTTCTTGCGAATTGCTCTACGTGAGACCTTGACCCACCTTGGTGGAGAAGTTGATAACCCAATCAAGCTAACTCAGAATAACCTTCCTGGATTTGGAACAGGGGCTGATGAGGCTTTGGTGGTCAATCTTCAAAGTCGCAAGTACCATCTCATCGAAAAACGAATCAAGTACAATGGGACTTTCTTGAATTATTTTTCAGACAATCTCCTAGCTGTTGCACCTAAGATTTCGCCAAAAAAATCCATCAAGGAACTGGAAAAAACGGCCCAGAGAATTGCTGAAACTTTTAACACAGATGATTTTCAATTTCAATCTAAGGTCAAATCAGCGATTTTTAACAATCTGGAAGAAAACAATGAACTGTCACCTGAAAAATTGGCTAATGACCTTTTTGACAACAATCTGACAGCTCGTTTGAGCTTTATCGACCTAGTCAAGGAAGCCGTACCAGAACCAGTCCAGTTCGATGAAATTGATGCTAGTCGCCAATTAAAGAAATTTGAAAATCAAAAACTTTCCTTGTCAAATGGAATTGAACTCATCGTTCCAAATAATGTTTACCAAGACGCAGAATCGGTCGAGTTTATCCAAAATGACAATGGCACCTATTCTATCTTAATCAAAAATATCGAGGATATTCAAAGTAAATAA